The genomic stretch GGAGGACTGGCCGCGTGCGAAGGCCCAGGCCGAGGAGGCGCTGCGCTTCAACCCGCAGCACGCCGGCGCCAAGCGGCGCGTGTCGGCGCTGCAGGCCCAGGGCCCGAGGCCCTAGCGGGCCGCGCGCAGCAGCCGGCTGAGCTCGCGGTCGAAGGTAGCCGCGAACTGCTGCTTGTCCTGTGCGCCGAAGCCCGCGGGGCCGCCCGTCATCACCCCGCCCTCGCGCAGCTCCTGCATGAAGTTGCGCAGGGAGAGCCGCTCCTCCACGTTCTCCGGGGTGAAGAGCTCGCCGCGCGGGTCCATCACCACCACGCCGCGCGGCACCAGCAGCGCCGCGAGCGGGATGTCCTGGGTGATGGCGAGGTCTCCCGCCTGCGCGCTCGCCGCGATGTGCTGGTCCGCCACGTCCAGCCCCGCGCCCACCTGCACGCTGGACACGACGTCCGAGCGCGGCAGGGAGAGGCGCTTGTTGGCCACGAAGACCGCGGGCACCCGCAGCCGCTCGGCCGCCCGCAGCACGATGTCCCGCACGGCGCCGGGGCACGCATCCGCATCCACCCAGATTCGCATCCTCCTACCCTAACCGCTCCCGGCGCCCCTGCCGCGCGCTCGCTTCCCGGGCGTTCGAGCGCGCGCGGAAGCACGCCCCGCCCTCCAGGGCAGGGCGCCCGGGGGAGAGGTGATGCGCACCCTGAGCGCGTCACTCCCCGGAGACCCCATGCTCACCCACTCTGCACGCTCCCCCTCCCTGCTCTCGCGCGCCGCGCGCGGTGTCGCCGCCGGCGCCGTGGGGACCGCGGCGATGGATGCTCTCTGGTACCGCCGCTACCGCCAGGACGCAGGGCGTGAGTCCTTCCCCTCGTGGGAGCTCTCCCTGAGCACGCGCAGCTACGACGACGCGGGCGCTCCCGCACAGACGGCCCGGAAGCTCGCGTCGCTCGCGCACATCACCCTGCCGGAGGAGAGCGCCGGCCTCGCCAACACGCTGGTGCACTGGGCGACGGGGCTGGGTTGGGGCGTGGCCTACGCCACGCTGGCCGCGGGGCGCAGAGGCGCGCCGCTCGTGCAAGGGCCACTGCTCGGGCTCTGCGCCTGGCTCACCAGCTACGCAGTGCTGCCCCTGCTCGGCGTCTACAACCCCATATGGAAGTACGACGCCGCCACGCTCGCGAAGGACCTGAGCGCCCACCTGCTCTTCGGCACGGGTGCGGCGCTCGCGCTGCGCCTCATCGACCGCACGAGGGCTCGGCGGGCGTCCACGTGGCGCTGGAGCTGAAGCGCAGCTCGGTCCCCTCCCCGCGCGCGACCGCCGTGAAGGTCTGCTCCGGCGCGGTGCCCTGCACCTCCACGCTGTAGGCGAAGTGGCAGCCTGCCGCCGGGGGCAGCCCGCCCTCGAAGCGCGTGCCGTCGAGGCACGGCTCGGGCAAGAACCCCACCTGGGAGAGGTCCTCCGAATAGCGATCCTTCTCTCCGAAGTAGGCCTTCTCCGCGGTGAAGAGGCCGCGCAGGTTGACGGCGGCCTCGCATACGGAAGGCGCGAGCCGCGCGCCGCAGACCTCTGGCGCGAGCGCTGCGGGCC from Aggregicoccus sp. 17bor-14 encodes the following:
- a CDS encoding YaiI/YqxD family protein, with translation MRIWVDADACPGAVRDIVLRAAERLRVPAVFVANKRLSLPRSDVVSSVQVGAGLDVADQHIAASAQAGDLAITQDIPLAALLVPRGVVVMDPRGELFTPENVEERLSLRNFMQELREGGVMTGGPAGFGAQDKQQFAATFDRELSRLLRAAR